One region of Oryza sativa Japonica Group chromosome 5, ASM3414082v1 genomic DNA includes:
- the LOC4338194 gene encoding UPF0481 protein At3g47200, with protein sequence MDVASLESSVEATLDALRGDQWRARQPFTIFRVPANVRESNRTSYEPRVVSIGPYYHGGAALRTMEDHKWHYLQGLLSRHAGDGSVAAVSASTLVAEMRTLEAQARACYSERPAGLASDDFIVMLLLDGCFILEFLLKWHAKEPDALCDAGRGLTLVPAAADLLLMENQIPFFVLERLYGAVTGGGAQHGRESLLHLFVKYLGSEDEEPMRWPSGDWEVHHLLHLYYQSFIPNRTPPRSRRGPRSDRRTITRTPRVIPCATEMREAGVQFVAAQSPAAAAGGTRYDVAFDARWGVMEIPTVLIDDARRPLLANLLAFEQSQRGEEEGLLSSYVALMSQLIVTARDVELLRRRGVVVNLLDNDEEAARFFNRLDDCHPAGYDSQAFSGLYDDVTRYCGTWWHSHMAGLRRNYFPSPWSAISVAVATFVIALAATQTYFTVFPPNK encoded by the coding sequence ATGGATGTGGCGTCGTTGGAATCTTCGGTGGAGGCAACGTTGGATGCCCTCAGAGGAGATCAATGGAGGGCGCGGCAGCCATTTACCATCTTCCGCGTTCCCGCCAACGTCCGCGAGAGCAATCGCACCTCGTACGAGCCGCGCGTGGTGTCCATCGGCCCCTATtaccacggcggcgccgcacTGCGCACCATGGAGGACCACAAGTGGCACTACCTACAGGGCCTGCTGTCCCgccacgccggcgacggcagtgTCGCGGCGGTCAGCGCGTCCACTTTGGTCGCAGAGATGAGAACCCTGGAGGCCCAGGCGCGCGCCTGCTACAGCGAGCGCCCCGCCGGCCTCGCCTCCGACGACTTCATCGTGATGCTCCTGCTCGATGGCTGCTTCATCCTCGAGTTCCTCTTAAAGTGGCACGCCAAGGAGCCCGACGCGCTCTGCGACGCTGGAAGGGGCCTCACGCTTGTCCCCGCGGCCGCCGACCTGCTCCTCATGGAGAACCAGATCCCGTTCTTCGTCCTCGAGAGGCTCTATGGCGcagtcaccggcggcggcgcccagcaCGGCAGGGAGTCCCTCCTTCACCTTTTCGTCAAGTACCTCGGCAGTGAGGACGAAGAGCCAATGAGATGGCCTTCCGGCGACTGGGAggtccaccacctcctccatctGTACTACCAGAGCTTCATTCCCAACCGAACACCGCCGCGAAGCCGCCGAGGCCCACGGTCTGACCGACGGACGATCACCAGGACGCCACGGGTGATACCATGCGCAACCGAGATGAGAGAGGCGGGGGTACAGTTCGTCGCCGCGCAGAGCCCAGCGGCCGCCGCAGGGGGGACGAGGTACGACGTGGCGTTCGACGCCCGCTGGGGCGTAATGGAGATACCCACAGTCCTGATCGACGACGCGAGGCGGCCGCTGCTCGCGAACCTGCTCGCGTTCGAGCAGAGccagcgcggcgaggaggaggggctCCTGAGCAGCTACGTGGCACTGATGAGCCAGCTCATCGTGACAGCACGCGACGTGGAGCTGCTCCGCCGGCGCGGCGTCGTGGTGAACCTGTTGGacaacgacgaggaggcggcccgGTTCTTCAACCGCCTCGACGACTGCCACCCGGCGGGCTACGACTCGCAGGCCTTCTCCGGACTGTACGACGACGTGACGCGCTACTGTGGGACATGGTGGCACAGCCACATGGCTGGGCTCCGGCGCAATTATTTTCCCAGCCCGTGGTCGGCCATCTCCGTTGCCGTCGCCACATTCGTCATCGCTCTAGCCGCTACACAGACATACTTCACGGTGTTCCCACCCAACAAGTGA